Proteins from a single region of Haloarcula laminariae:
- a CDS encoding DEAD/DEAH box helicase, with the protein MEFDPIELADTMRESYAEHYAGSQPSPAVKSLVSRYHGGAGESLENDLPEFIRTKGPYLQVLDLPRMSDTSWETFADNHDLHSDVTETFSEAGFRNLFEFQEDSIEAVREDHHTLLTAATGRGKTEGWLIPILQFICEAKAGQHDAHPPDSVKCVLTYPTKALAQDQLKRLIDYLFTLNRDRSADDQITVGIYDGDTKRRDPDELAYLQTTFQYFDCPCGECDSSLTVRRRSDDSFVVEPMAEHDEDLTFDFIKVTRDAIVESPADILLTNPDTINYRLFNVNADEAQQRFVAEPKYFVFDEIHEYSELFGSFTSALMRRYIRERQELNDYDSEGDDDLTIVGASATVENKLSVFQRINPFVDPDIEVVEEEGRTIDAPFPSYVPDEFTTTELASDELRAGETETAKLVLKAAGIHDSSGGVDVESDLYEHLVEGDSEVLEFVRGIYSALREKPLRPDGLRDQLVESANLTEEQADTVVSNFMTIGDVSGILERRAHLFSWPLDGYYSCINCGTVYDTPQSACAECGHHYVTKLSLCNQCGEESLESWFCPNCERLEPHTVTSEEGRFDYFSRRECQCETPDGETPEMIRVYWRPFYECSECGERQKIDHQQDCSTCGSSMVLDDSMETHICSNPDCGEEVTVEEAREPTCHSCDTEALEPLTDDSVQYCTECGEIYEDPDVQECTAEDCDGNLTPKRLLGWTCGDPDCDEVYFGRSPNTCTCGNRRFVRTALFDIQMVDECTSCEHEFLPGGRQDCSCDDPEIVTRAKGYSNFRMVDDDGRIRESSQFPGGLPCYHQDQRETYSKNGRYDAMLRGPANAAVTTGRYLLRSLADRDNPESFTESKMLSFADSQSDMKELERNFREPEEAFFFDQLFVSSVRNEADASGWGTLADIVDCGVAEAKQYEEDLEGETNNPPNAFEFLTNYDQSVDEYLTEELLSRIFAGQYSERYRSKQLTDEGIVDVRLNADTDDLEPGELELLAECIAQNHRYEPHLIDDVEDGHSHLDLLINRGLVRRVEEDGSRYVMVEEDTIECAVVDEATPTYYSPSQEDFVTSLESTLADVPDDIVEFDSKPEDRSTFSHPHFSLTAQQITTSDPMMLLARAYYGETDRDERRELEYQFRQGRFPHFLSSGPAMELGVDIGDLNTLLLYGTPPNANSYLQRIGRAGRESGSSLVHSVSQRNPIDYYYHEHPEELIASDPQQVPLNEVNREVLHQSLTWGILDWVATTQWVPWRRDQSGLDEFVVCKDAPSPRSESKPNDLLRFTSVLSSSNFQVQNQSDDAPLEVLRSVINENQDEIEQWLQNLVSFGVCSSCGRKHEDGYKGECQRDSCSGSVESVLDEYDAVEGALRGTDDHRGIEASIIDLYNAQRDAIDADLEELDEEIADVRSKERRTRDREEKRTLREQKQQLRRRADQLDDYLRRLEDMDFGQYLNRESPTAFGLRSVGDSVDYQLVGEEFENVSDGSRDRRIALSELHPGAAYLHSGETYVVTRTEWEPLETARISEQFQDAAICPTCAAEYDTDTSHCESCGSRLKRLVTKVPERVTAFQHDLPLGITPNARELEPSSVYQADEEVQSTYAPVETDAGDSFEPTISYDIVDESGNVHGQFEYGNVTIAASTSKYWATYKNGGSDPLPNVFEVCGIEGCNGMIANVGESAVCTNNVEHPVDESIAVRPATKFDTKAARVRFDSEELEHGFAHGLRVALQYIGGVSVRQVPESIEEEGTLVYDSDEGGSGITVLLTQDDGQKFERAVEIMHDAFSPEESECNCEDGCPFCLYQYGCSEQNDPDSFDKDELLELLSHDLHLEARNDD; encoded by the coding sequence ATGGAATTCGACCCCATAGAACTCGCCGACACGATGCGTGAATCGTACGCCGAACACTACGCCGGTTCGCAACCCTCGCCGGCGGTCAAGAGCCTCGTCTCCCGCTACCACGGTGGGGCCGGAGAGTCTCTGGAGAATGACCTTCCCGAGTTCATCCGAACGAAGGGACCCTACCTTCAGGTGCTCGACCTCCCCCGAATGAGTGACACGTCGTGGGAGACCTTCGCTGACAACCATGACCTGCATTCGGACGTCACGGAAACGTTTAGTGAGGCAGGATTCCGAAACCTCTTCGAATTTCAGGAGGACTCCATCGAGGCGGTTCGCGAAGACCATCATACGCTGTTAACCGCAGCGACCGGGAGGGGGAAGACAGAGGGTTGGCTAATTCCGATTCTCCAGTTCATCTGTGAGGCGAAAGCAGGCCAGCACGACGCGCATCCGCCGGATAGCGTCAAATGCGTTCTCACGTACCCAACGAAAGCTCTGGCACAAGACCAGCTGAAGCGCCTCATCGACTACCTGTTCACGCTCAATCGAGACCGATCAGCGGACGACCAGATTACGGTGGGGATCTACGACGGGGACACGAAACGCCGCGATCCCGACGAACTAGCGTACCTCCAGACGACGTTCCAGTATTTCGACTGTCCGTGTGGAGAGTGTGACTCTTCGTTGACTGTTCGGCGTCGCTCGGACGACTCGTTCGTCGTCGAACCGATGGCAGAACACGATGAGGATCTCACGTTCGACTTTATCAAAGTCACTAGGGATGCCATCGTCGAGAGTCCAGCTGACATCCTGCTGACGAACCCGGATACGATCAACTACCGGCTGTTCAACGTTAATGCGGACGAAGCGCAGCAACGGTTCGTCGCCGAGCCGAAATACTTCGTCTTCGACGAGATTCACGAGTATTCCGAGCTTTTCGGTTCGTTCACTTCGGCGTTGATGCGGCGGTACATCCGGGAACGACAGGAACTCAACGACTACGACAGCGAGGGTGACGACGATCTCACCATCGTTGGTGCGAGTGCCACCGTCGAGAACAAGCTCTCCGTCTTCCAGCGCATTAACCCGTTCGTCGACCCCGACATCGAGGTGGTTGAGGAAGAAGGACGCACAATCGACGCTCCCTTCCCCAGCTACGTCCCTGACGAATTCACTACCACTGAACTGGCAAGCGACGAGTTGCGTGCCGGAGAGACTGAGACTGCGAAACTCGTTCTAAAAGCAGCGGGTATCCACGACTCCAGCGGAGGGGTGGACGTAGAGAGCGACCTCTACGAACACCTCGTAGAAGGCGACAGCGAAGTGCTGGAGTTCGTTCGCGGCATCTACTCAGCTCTTCGAGAGAAACCGCTTCGGCCTGACGGCCTACGCGATCAACTCGTCGAATCAGCCAATCTAACCGAGGAACAGGCGGACACGGTGGTGTCGAATTTCATGACGATTGGTGACGTGTCCGGAATTCTGGAGCGCCGTGCCCATCTGTTCAGTTGGCCCCTCGACGGCTACTACTCCTGTATCAACTGTGGGACGGTCTACGATACCCCGCAGTCGGCTTGTGCCGAATGCGGACACCACTACGTGACGAAACTCTCACTGTGTAACCAGTGCGGTGAGGAGTCACTCGAGTCGTGGTTCTGTCCGAACTGCGAACGGCTCGAGCCACATACTGTGACCTCAGAAGAGGGACGGTTCGATTACTTCTCGCGACGCGAGTGCCAGTGCGAAACGCCCGACGGCGAAACGCCCGAGATGATCCGCGTCTACTGGCGGCCGTTCTACGAATGTTCCGAATGTGGTGAGCGCCAGAAGATCGACCACCAGCAGGACTGTTCGACGTGTGGTTCCTCGATGGTACTCGACGACTCGATGGAAACTCACATCTGCTCGAACCCAGACTGTGGCGAGGAAGTCACAGTTGAGGAGGCACGGGAGCCGACCTGCCATTCTTGTGACACTGAGGCGTTGGAACCCCTGACAGACGACAGCGTCCAGTACTGTACTGAGTGTGGGGAGATATACGAAGACCCCGACGTACAGGAGTGTACGGCCGAAGACTGTGATGGCAATCTCACACCGAAGCGTTTGCTTGGATGGACTTGCGGCGACCCGGATTGTGACGAAGTGTACTTTGGCCGATCCCCGAACACCTGCACCTGCGGAAATCGACGGTTCGTCCGGACCGCGTTGTTCGACATCCAGATGGTCGACGAGTGCACGTCCTGCGAGCACGAGTTCCTCCCTGGTGGTCGACAGGACTGCAGTTGTGACGATCCAGAAATCGTGACACGGGCAAAAGGATACAGCAACTTCCGGATGGTCGATGACGACGGTCGGATTCGGGAGTCGAGCCAGTTCCCCGGTGGTCTCCCCTGTTACCATCAGGACCAACGGGAAACCTACTCTAAGAACGGCAGATACGACGCGATGTTGCGGGGCCCGGCTAACGCAGCGGTGACGACAGGACGGTACCTGCTGCGGTCGCTCGCTGACCGAGACAACCCGGAGTCCTTCACCGAATCCAAGATGCTCTCGTTCGCGGATAGCCAGTCCGACATGAAAGAACTGGAGCGCAACTTTCGTGAACCCGAAGAGGCGTTCTTCTTTGACCAGTTATTCGTCAGCAGCGTCAGGAATGAGGCCGACGCTTCAGGATGGGGGACTCTCGCGGACATCGTCGACTGTGGCGTAGCTGAGGCAAAGCAGTACGAGGAGGACCTCGAAGGGGAAACCAATAACCCACCGAATGCGTTCGAATTCCTCACTAACTACGACCAGTCAGTCGACGAGTATCTGACGGAAGAACTGTTGTCCAGAATCTTCGCTGGACAGTACAGCGAACGCTACCGGAGTAAGCAACTCACTGACGAGGGGATCGTCGACGTCCGTCTAAATGCCGACACCGACGATCTCGAACCGGGAGAACTGGAGCTTCTCGCTGAGTGTATTGCACAGAACCATCGGTACGAACCTCACCTCATCGACGATGTTGAGGACGGTCATAGCCACCTCGATTTACTGATCAACCGGGGCCTGGTACGTCGGGTCGAAGAAGACGGTAGCCGGTACGTGATGGTCGAGGAGGACACAATTGAATGTGCAGTCGTCGATGAAGCGACGCCAACGTACTATAGTCCAAGTCAAGAGGACTTCGTCACGAGCCTCGAGTCAACGCTGGCCGACGTTCCTGACGACATCGTCGAATTCGACTCGAAGCCAGAGGACCGTTCGACGTTCTCGCATCCTCACTTCTCTCTGACGGCACAGCAGATAACTACGTCCGATCCTATGATGCTCCTCGCGAGGGCGTACTATGGTGAGACGGACCGAGACGAACGGCGAGAGTTGGAATACCAGTTCAGGCAGGGGCGGTTCCCTCACTTCCTGTCCTCGGGACCGGCGATGGAACTCGGCGTCGACATCGGCGACCTCAACACGTTGCTCCTCTACGGTACGCCCCCGAATGCGAACTCCTACCTCCAGCGCATCGGACGTGCCGGGCGGGAGTCTGGGAGTTCACTCGTGCACTCCGTCAGTCAGCGAAACCCGATCGATTACTACTATCACGAGCATCCCGAGGAACTCATCGCGTCCGACCCACAGCAAGTCCCACTCAACGAAGTGAACCGTGAGGTCCTCCACCAGTCCCTCACATGGGGGATTCTCGACTGGGTAGCGACGACACAGTGGGTTCCCTGGCGACGAGACCAGAGTGGGCTCGACGAATTTGTTGTCTGTAAAGACGCTCCGTCTCCACGGTCCGAATCCAAGCCCAACGATCTACTGCGATTTACTAGCGTTCTGTCGTCGTCGAACTTCCAAGTACAGAATCAGAGCGACGACGCCCCACTGGAAGTGCTGCGTTCGGTCATCAACGAGAATCAAGACGAGATTGAACAGTGGCTGCAGAATCTGGTTTCTTTCGGTGTTTGCTCAAGCTGTGGCCGTAAACACGAAGACGGATACAAAGGTGAATGTCAGAGGGACAGCTGTAGCGGTTCAGTTGAATCGGTCTTAGACGAGTACGACGCCGTCGAAGGAGCACTACGGGGAACTGACGATCATCGTGGCATCGAAGCGTCGATTATCGACCTCTACAACGCTCAACGAGACGCGATTGACGCTGATCTGGAGGAACTTGACGAAGAGATCGCTGATGTCCGGAGCAAAGAACGACGCACTCGAGACCGCGAAGAAAAACGCACACTCCGCGAACAGAAGCAGCAACTTCGTCGGCGCGCTGATCAGTTAGACGACTATCTGCGAAGACTTGAGGACATGGACTTCGGCCAGTACCTCAACCGCGAGAGTCCGACGGCGTTCGGTTTGCGGTCTGTGGGTGATTCGGTCGATTATCAACTTGTCGGCGAGGAGTTCGAAAACGTCAGTGACGGTTCTCGGGACCGTCGTATCGCACTCTCCGAGCTTCACCCAGGGGCAGCGTACCTCCACAGCGGTGAGACGTACGTCGTGACGCGCACGGAGTGGGAGCCACTAGAAACCGCTCGTATCAGCGAACAATTCCAGGACGCGGCTATCTGCCCGACATGTGCTGCGGAGTACGACACTGATACGTCTCACTGCGAGTCGTGCGGTTCACGGCTAAAGCGACTAGTGACGAAAGTGCCTGAACGCGTGACTGCGTTCCAGCACGATTTGCCGTTGGGAATAACGCCCAACGCTCGTGAGCTTGAGCCGTCGAGTGTGTATCAAGCTGACGAGGAAGTGCAGAGCACGTATGCGCCGGTCGAAACCGATGCAGGTGACTCGTTCGAACCTACGATATCATACGACATCGTCGACGAAAGCGGGAACGTACACGGTCAGTTCGAGTACGGTAACGTGACGATCGCCGCCTCGACGAGCAAATACTGGGCGACGTACAAGAACGGTGGTTCAGACCCTTTACCGAACGTATTCGAGGTCTGTGGTATTGAAGGATGCAACGGCATGATTGCCAACGTGGGGGAGTCCGCAGTCTGTACGAACAACGTGGAACATCCCGTGGACGAAAGTATCGCAGTGCGTCCCGCCACCAAGTTCGACACCAAGGCCGCTCGTGTTCGGTTCGACAGCGAGGAACTTGAGCACGGGTTCGCTCACGGACTGCGAGTGGCACTCCAATACATCGGCGGGGTAAGCGTTCGCCAAGTTCCTGAATCGATCGAAGAGGAAGGCACCTTAGTGTACGACTCGGACGAGGGGGGAAGTGGAATCACCGTACTCCTCACACAGGATGACGGTCAGAAGTTCGAGAGAGCGGTCGAGATAATGCACGATGCGTTCTCTCCCGAGGAGTCGGAGTGTAACTGTGAGGACGGGTGCCCGTTCTGTCTCTATCAGTACGGCTGTTCCGAGCAGAATGACCCTGACTCGTTCGACAAGGACGAGCTACTCGAACTGCTTTCGCACGATCTCCATCTGGAAGCGAGGAACGATGACTGA
- a CDS encoding phospholipase D-like domain-containing protein, with protein MTENNIIDTARALRTRSPERLWGVSPESIYAALSASVTKDGLEERLSPHIRAETLRTNDEREPKQVTEIHNWILDELDLIEGGRPTLAGALVLSVDEPRPLIQAIIVASSRTAERVLRSSLGIEDEVLPRREFDSLLAGDWEETILGPLLGSAGFVTIYPDSVEPNFERIEPVLEAQREVPTEAAIAESYLHVLPQLSGIEDGDCLKAITERLVGELSNDSFSLESVAASLADNAVLLHDTSEVEDAIEEQHDEYERQFETVHSLLAAPVETELSQVDVGRRVSVSDVRGDTEISEAGRDVLTNIIATISAHLRFSTFDLGFVTDRLDATPYELYQVLSEVPGVDCEISGNEVIEFATVPAQVDGSSLQEEYTTHLIDRCAAVKRRIKVLSRASVTTLSPIATDAIIAQDYDSLSDGDVAPAYFTFTLVDPDALGEKKMDDYVEDSRGLGRERARLRRWHENRPAGMRSYTAMTDRLFSLGLERDLDDKVLRIMTPFDDDTFNEYVSQIRRLLQQGFELRLLTRHTKEPWEWRRLQQNLLSEIKQHREQVTIRSYSRFKQHQRVTPDMDFRDLGEFGIHGKVQTIGRPEEGAALLGSANFMENSYDWNPECGVYTERIQFVDAAVEFFDIVWDLAESDELSTERLQEVPNHQLVPTYYS; from the coding sequence ATGACTGAAAATAACATAATCGATACGGCACGAGCTCTTCGAACTCGCTCCCCGGAACGACTCTGGGGTGTCTCACCGGAGAGTATCTACGCGGCACTATCGGCGAGTGTAACCAAGGACGGTCTCGAGGAACGTCTGTCGCCACATATTCGCGCGGAAACGCTGCGGACGAATGATGAACGAGAACCGAAGCAGGTTACAGAGATACACAACTGGATACTCGACGAACTGGACCTTATTGAGGGAGGCCGTCCGACTCTGGCTGGTGCCTTAGTCCTTTCAGTAGACGAACCACGCCCGCTCATTCAGGCAATTATCGTCGCAAGCTCTCGAACAGCCGAGAGAGTCCTACGATCGAGTCTCGGAATTGAAGATGAAGTTCTACCTCGCCGAGAGTTCGACAGTCTGCTAGCGGGTGATTGGGAGGAAACAATCCTCGGGCCGCTTCTCGGGTCTGCCGGCTTCGTGACGATCTACCCAGATAGTGTAGAACCGAACTTCGAGCGCATCGAACCAGTGCTTGAAGCACAGAGAGAAGTACCGACCGAAGCTGCCATCGCTGAGAGCTATTTACACGTTCTCCCACAGCTTTCAGGTATCGAAGATGGTGACTGTCTTAAGGCCATCACGGAGCGATTGGTTGGAGAACTATCGAACGATTCATTCTCATTGGAATCAGTCGCTGCCTCGCTCGCAGATAACGCTGTACTCCTTCACGACACCAGTGAGGTTGAAGACGCAATCGAGGAGCAACACGACGAGTACGAACGTCAATTTGAGACAGTGCATTCCCTACTGGCCGCACCCGTAGAAACCGAACTGTCACAGGTCGACGTTGGAAGGCGGGTCAGCGTTTCTGATGTTCGTGGTGACACTGAGATCAGCGAAGCTGGTCGAGACGTTCTCACCAACATCATCGCCACTATCTCTGCCCACTTGAGGTTCTCGACCTTCGATTTGGGCTTCGTGACCGATCGGCTTGATGCGACACCTTATGAACTCTATCAGGTCTTGTCCGAAGTTCCCGGCGTCGATTGCGAAATCAGTGGCAACGAGGTCATCGAATTTGCTACTGTTCCTGCCCAGGTTGACGGCAGCAGTCTCCAAGAGGAGTACACCACACATCTCATCGATCGGTGCGCAGCAGTCAAGCGGCGAATCAAGGTTCTGTCCCGAGCGTCAGTGACGACATTGTCACCAATTGCTACTGACGCCATTATTGCTCAAGATTACGACTCTCTTTCCGACGGTGACGTTGCGCCAGCGTACTTCACATTTACCCTCGTTGATCCCGACGCTCTCGGCGAGAAGAAGATGGATGACTACGTGGAGGATTCTCGTGGTCTTGGACGGGAACGAGCGAGGTTACGGCGCTGGCACGAAAATCGGCCTGCTGGGATGCGGTCGTACACGGCGATGACCGACCGCCTGTTCAGTCTCGGGCTCGAACGCGATCTCGACGACAAGGTCCTCCGGATTATGACTCCGTTTGACGACGACACGTTCAACGAATACGTCTCCCAGATACGGCGCCTCCTGCAACAGGGATTCGAATTACGATTGCTGACCCGCCACACGAAAGAACCCTGGGAGTGGCGGCGTCTACAGCAGAACCTGCTCAGCGAAATTAAGCAACATCGCGAGCAGGTCACGATACGTAGCTATTCGCGCTTCAAACAGCACCAGAGGGTAACTCCAGACATGGATTTCCGTGACCTCGGTGAATTCGGCATCCACGGAAAGGTTCAGACCATCGGGAGACCAGAAGAAGGCGCAGCATTACTCGGTTCGGCGAACTTCATGGAGAACAGCTACGATTGGAATCCTGAGTGCGGAGTTTATACAGAGCGAATACAGTTCGTTGATGCTGCCGTCGAGTTCTTCGACATTGTGTGGGATCTCGCTGAATCCGACGAACTATCCACTGAACGCTTACAAGAGGTACCGAATCATCAACTTGTACCAACCTACTACAGTTGA
- the queC gene encoding 7-cyano-7-deazaguanine synthase QueC, translated as MSEQRAVILASGGMDSATAAAVAQDAGYELYMLHTSYGQQTESKEYECAQAQAEAFDAADFLHLTTDHLSKIGASSLTDDEMDVEEANLESDEIPSSYVPFRNANLLSMATSYAEANDCEAVFIGAHSEDFSGYPDCRPEFFEAFQQVVDVGTKPETEISVEAPFVELSKTDIAERGLELDVPYEHTWSCYREEVPACGTCDACAFRLQAFQNLGERDPIEYAERPDYTES; from the coding sequence ATGAGCGAGCAACGAGCGGTAATCCTGGCGTCTGGGGGAATGGATAGTGCGACCGCCGCGGCTGTCGCGCAGGATGCTGGCTACGAGTTGTACATGCTGCACACGTCCTACGGCCAGCAGACCGAGAGTAAGGAGTACGAATGTGCGCAGGCCCAAGCCGAGGCCTTCGACGCCGCAGACTTCCTCCACCTGACGACGGACCACCTCTCGAAGATCGGTGCGTCGAGTCTCACTGACGACGAGATGGACGTCGAGGAGGCAAACTTGGAGAGTGACGAGATTCCGAGCTCCTACGTACCGTTCCGGAACGCGAACCTGCTGTCGATGGCGACGTCGTATGCAGAAGCCAACGATTGTGAGGCCGTGTTTATCGGTGCGCACAGCGAGGACTTCTCGGGGTATCCGGACTGCCGACCGGAGTTCTTCGAGGCGTTCCAGCAGGTCGTCGACGTCGGCACGAAACCGGAGACGGAGATCAGCGTCGAAGCGCCGTTTGTCGAGTTGTCGAAGACAGACATCGCCGAACGGGGTCTCGAACTCGACGTCCCCTATGAACACACCTGGAGCTGCTACCGGGAAGAAGTACCAGCGTGTGGCACGTGTGACGCGTGTGCGTTCCGTCTCCAGGCGTTCCAAAATCTCGGCGAGCGCGATCCAATTGAATACGCCGAGCGCCCCGATTATACCGAATCATAG
- the folE gene encoding GTP cyclohydrolase I: MTSTHSQFATGEVESDIDYEKAQRGVRLLLEAVSEDPDSNALTETWQRRVPDAFATLTEGQREAAKPTMRTFDAETTGLVVKTAIPVYSLCEHHLLPFFGTVHLAYRPTDEVVGLSKLTRYVRWQSRKLTMQEQLTNDIASGLKEELDAATVFVEMNATHLCEAMRGVETRSTTTTRATAGEPTEAERERFQAAVNRTEGQG, from the coding sequence ATGACGAGTACGCACTCTCAATTCGCGACTGGCGAGGTAGAATCAGACATCGACTACGAGAAGGCACAGCGGGGCGTTCGCCTCCTGTTAGAGGCCGTCAGCGAGGACCCGGACAGTAACGCGCTGACTGAGACCTGGCAGCGCCGCGTCCCGGATGCCTTCGCGACACTCACCGAAGGCCAACGGGAGGCCGCGAAGCCGACGATGCGGACCTTCGACGCCGAGACGACCGGTCTCGTTGTCAAAACCGCAATTCCCGTGTATTCGCTGTGTGAGCACCACTTGTTGCCGTTCTTTGGAACAGTTCATTTGGCGTATCGGCCGACAGACGAGGTGGTAGGGCTCTCGAAGCTGACTCGGTACGTCCGCTGGCAGTCACGAAAACTCACGATGCAGGAACAGCTGACGAACGACATCGCGTCCGGACTCAAAGAGGAACTAGACGCAGCTACCGTCTTTGTCGAAATGAACGCAACGCACCTCTGTGAGGCGATGCGCGGCGTCGAGACGAGAAGCACGACCACCACCAGGGCAACTGCCGGAGAACCGACTGAGGCAGAACGTGAGCGGTTCCAAGCAGCGGTCAACCGTACGGAGGGTCAGGGATGA
- a CDS encoding 7-carboxy-7-deazaguanine synthase QueE, with translation MPVSSTADEQPADDVDGAALPVNELFYSLQGEGKLTGTPSVFVRTSGCNLRCWFCDSYHTSWEPTHATMSVDDIVEEVQSHDDADHVVLTGGEPLIHDDAVTLLEQLDDLGYHTTVETNGTIHRDAPIDLASISPKLASSTPTPEKDPKGDGEWADRHEERRIDLDALGALVDDYNAQLKFVVTGPDDLPEIESLLADVRSTAASRIPDSDVLLMPEGTTRDELDARRNEVAELAMEYGYRYTPRLHVDLWNDAPET, from the coding sequence ATGCCAGTCAGTTCAACAGCTGATGAGCAGCCAGCAGACGATGTCGATGGCGCAGCACTGCCGGTCAACGAGCTCTTCTACTCGCTTCAGGGCGAAGGGAAGCTCACCGGGACGCCATCGGTGTTCGTCCGCACCAGCGGATGTAATCTCCGGTGTTGGTTCTGTGACTCCTACCACACCTCCTGGGAGCCCACCCACGCCACAATGAGCGTCGACGACATCGTCGAGGAAGTCCAGTCACACGACGATGCCGACCACGTCGTCCTAACTGGTGGTGAACCGCTTATCCACGATGACGCGGTCACGCTCCTCGAGCAGCTCGACGATCTCGGCTACCACACTACCGTTGAAACCAACGGTACCATCCACCGTGACGCCCCCATCGATCTGGCAAGCATCAGCCCGAAACTCGCCTCCAGCACACCCACCCCTGAGAAAGACCCCAAGGGCGATGGCGAGTGGGCAGACCGTCATGAAGAACGGCGCATCGACCTCGATGCACTCGGCGCACTCGTCGACGACTACAACGCACAACTCAAGTTTGTCGTCACTGGCCCCGATGACCTGCCCGAGATCGAATCCCTCCTCGCTGACGTCCGATCGACGGCAGCGAGTCGCATCCCGGATTCGGACGTGCTGCTGATGCCCGAGGGGACGACTCGAGACGAACTCGATGCCCGCCGGAATGAGGTCGCTGAACTCGCGATGGAGTACGGCTACCGGTACACGCCCCGCTTGCACGTAGACCTCTGGAACGACGCCCCCGAAACGTAA
- a CDS encoding 6-pyruvoyl trahydropterin synthase family protein, producing MHLEQEPVSDLTESGERTLFVGKDNPIRISTGHRLLHHDGKCSRPHGHNYEISVEVTGSLTQDGWVVDKGDITSVIDDWDHRFLLEKDDPLIDAFEQSGDGDSLVVLEHPPTAEVMGLVLERKLLETLPESVSDISVAVRETSELCAGATH from the coding sequence GTGCATCTTGAACAAGAACCGGTCTCCGATCTTACTGAGTCTGGTGAGAGGACACTATTCGTAGGAAAGGACAACCCGATCCGAATCAGCACCGGGCACCGCCTCCTCCACCACGATGGGAAATGTAGTCGTCCACATGGACACAACTACGAAATCTCGGTGGAGGTCACTGGTTCTCTCACTCAGGATGGCTGGGTCGTAGACAAAGGAGATATTACCTCAGTAATAGATGACTGGGACCACCGTTTCCTCCTTGAGAAGGACGACCCGCTCATCGACGCCTTCGAGCAGAGCGGCGACGGTGATTCACTTGTCGTTCTCGAACACCCACCGACCGCGGAAGTGATGGGACTCGTCTTGGAACGAAAACTCCTCGAGACACTTCCAGAGTCAGTCTCAGACATCTCAGTGGCGGTGCGGGAGACATCGGAGCTCTGTGCGGGGGCGACACACTGA
- a CDS encoding IS1595 family transposase yields the protein MIPLKTFVSERRAANLLAQIRWRDGVYCPRCRAESVIRYGSYRVFQRYRCKNCDRTFNDKTGTVFEHSSIALRKWFLAVYAYIRFNTSLRQLDVEIDVSYKTVYRRVQRFLRALDAPRPQLEGPVELDELYVKAGLKGRERDQESRSRGLSTRGRGKYSEDKPPVFVLVDRGTNDCYVLPAKSAEESTVRLLLADHDEESLTVYTDGFRAYDPLEDDEEFDREYVVHGDGEYVDGDVHVNTCESHASLARRWLSPHRGVSKDRLTPYFRAFQLRQRVRRKPGEEALKTILKTAL from the coding sequence ATGATTCCACTCAAGACGTTCGTCTCGGAGCGTCGTGCCGCGAATCTGCTGGCACAGATTCGCTGGCGTGACGGCGTCTATTGCCCGCGCTGCCGTGCCGAATCTGTGATTCGGTACGGCAGCTATCGGGTGTTTCAACGGTATCGCTGTAAGAATTGCGACCGCACGTTCAACGATAAGACAGGTACGGTCTTCGAGCATTCTTCGATCGCGCTCAGGAAGTGGTTTCTCGCTGTCTACGCCTACATCCGGTTCAACACCAGTCTTCGGCAACTGGACGTGGAGATCGATGTCTCCTACAAAACAGTGTACCGGCGCGTCCAGCGCTTCCTGCGAGCGCTGGACGCGCCTCGGCCACAGTTAGAAGGGCCGGTCGAACTCGACGAACTGTACGTCAAAGCCGGACTCAAGGGCCGCGAGCGCGACCAGGAGTCGCGCTCGCGTGGCCTGTCCACGCGCGGACGTGGAAAATATAGCGAGGACAAACCGCCTGTGTTCGTGCTGGTTGATCGGGGAACGAACGACTGCTACGTGCTGCCAGCGAAATCCGCCGAGGAATCGACCGTTCGACTCCTCCTTGCCGACCACGATGAGGAGTCGCTGACCGTCTATACGGATGGATTTCGGGCCTACGACCCGCTAGAGGACGACGAAGAGTTCGACCGCGAATACGTCGTGCACGGCGATGGTGAATACGTTGATGGAGATGTTCACGTGAATACCTGCGAGAGCCACGCGTCGCTGGCGCGACGGTGGCTCTCGCCGCATCGAGGCGTCTCCAAAGACAGGCTCACGCCCTACTTCAGAGCGTTTCAACTTCGCCAACGCGTCCGCCGGAAACCCGGCGAAGAAGCACTCAAAACTATCCTCAAAACTGCGCTATGA